One Coccinella septempunctata chromosome X, icCocSept1.1, whole genome shotgun sequence genomic window carries:
- the LOC123322336 gene encoding uncharacterized protein LOC123322336, with the protein MGFYDEMKNTYGEVTVRDLKSWANLNTRLAKARCRRNFLLRCRSTGVIPRHIKQNIKCINNLIGDNAGDNRRALALSNKVSSTLLNLEISVTIRKINSLHAGIKHIRERLILVLPIHIISIFEQTQSRSSDRITVSSTNVLKRKFDSLIDRSISDLKVKDSWFANLTDHVFPRDIKHLLSLGPKFAHSVPSNMLSIKSLLADSEYLVRLAPQESQDLLRAKSTNAITNFVHQAWKKNNPQYGLFCKTKRFLKNNDDIVITMADKGNVTVAITKQQYEEKLLNIVEDTNVYKKLNSDPTSRYQTRNNSLVKDLKDQAYISATTARQLNNYKGISPTIYGLPKIHKEGTPLRPIVSTIKSPTSELSKFVADILKSAFKDDFHTWAVKDSFDFAEKVNNLQIPPDHEILSLDVISLFTNISWELTEKIIVDNWSRIEAVTNIPRPKFVNLLKFLFDSNYFKYKGEFYSQIFGCPMGSILSPTLAALVMTVLIGYCLGKLSFIPAFLFQYVDDIILAIPSNMKEELLRIFNSFNPHIQFTIEEEKDRFVPFLDTKVIRSEDNTVKLDWYRKPTSSGRYVHFNSSHDWQMKINVVNNLKNRIIGLTHMDFKQSALNRLYDILKDNGYPHGLLKKLIFSTSNRRISPDPPEHPPTTLPQQRQDAPHESSHI; encoded by the exons ATGGGTTTCTACGATGAGATGAAGAACACCTATGGAGAGGTAACAGTTAGAGACCTCAAATCTTGGGCGAACCTGAACACCAGATTGGCAAAAGCAAGATGCAGAAGGAACTTCCTACTCAGATGCCGATCAACTGGCGTCATTCCAAGACACATCAAGCAGAACATTAAATGTATTAACAATTTGATAGGCGACAACGCAGGGGACAACAGAAGAGCTCTCGCACTGAGCAATAAGGTATCTTCTACTCTGCTCAATCTTGAAATATCGGTCACTATCAGAAAGATCAACTCGCTGCATGCAGGCATTAAGCATATCCGTGAAAGATTGATCCTTGTTCTTCCTATACATATTATATCCATTTTTGAACAGACTCAGTCTAGGTCCTCGGATAGGATCACTGTCTCTTCCACCAACGTTCTCAAACGCAAGTTTGATTCCTTGATCGATAGATCCATCTCAGATCTGAAAGTTAAAGATTCGTGGTTTGCCAATTTAACAGATCATGTTTTCCCACGGGACATTAAACATTTACTTAGTCTTGGTCCCAAATTTGCCCATTCTGTCCCCTCTAATATGTTGTCAATTAAATCTTTATTGGCTGACTCCGAGTATCTTGTGAGGTTGGCTCCACAGGAATCGCAGGACTTACTCCGGGCTAAATCTACCAATGCCATCACCAATTTCGTCCACCAGGCTTGGAAGAAGAATAACCCACAATACGGACTCTTTTGCAAGACGAAAAGGTTCCTGAAGAACAATGATGACATCGTCATAACGATGGCAGATAAGGGCAATGTCACGGTAGCCATCACAAAGCAACAATATGAAGAGAAGCTCTTGAATATCGTCGAGGACACCAACGTTTATAAGAAATTAAACTCAGACCCCACATCGAGGTATCAGACAAGGAACAACAGCCTTGTCAAGGATCTCAAAGACCAAGCATACATCAGTGCCACCACGGCGAGACAATTGAATAACTACAAAGGCATTTCCCCCACTATCTACGGTCTACCAAAGATCCATAAAGAGGGAACTCCTCTCAGACCTATCGTCTCCACCATTAAATCCCCAACAAGTGAACTTAGCAAGTTTGTCGCCGACATCCTCAAGTCAGCTTTCAAGGACGACTTCCACACTTGGGCAGTCAAGGATTCTTTCGATTTTGCGGAGAAGGTCAACAATTTGCAGATTCCTCCAGACCATGAGATCCTTTCGTTGGATGTGATCAGTCTTTTCACCAATATTTCCTGGGAGTTAACGGAGAAGATAATAGTAGACAATTGGAGCAGGATTGAGGCCGTCACGAACATTCCTAGGCCTAAATTTGTTAACCTATTGAAGTTCCTGTTCGATTCCAACTATTTCAAATATAAAGGCGAATTTTACTCTCAAATCTTTGGGTGCCCAATGGGCAGCATCCTCAGCCCAACTTTGGCAGCTCTGGTGATGACGGTGTTGATCGGTTACTGCCTTGGCAAACTATCTTTCATTCCAGCATTCTTGTTCCAGTATGTTGATGACATTATATTGGCCATTCCTTCAAATATGAAAGAAGAACTCCTAAGGATCTTCAACTCCTTCAACCCACATATACAGTTTACCATAGAAGAAGAGAAAGACAGATTTGTCCCATTCCTGGATACCAAAGTGATACGTTCTGAGGACAACACAGTAAAGCTGGATTGGTACAGAAAGCCGACCAGCTCAGGAAGATATGTCCACTTCAATTCAAGCCATGATTGGCAAATGAAAATCAACGTTGTTAACAACCTAAAGAACAGAATAATAGGCCTTACTCACATGGATTTCAAACAGAGTGCTCTGAACAGATTATATGACATCCTAAAAGATAATGGATATCCCCACGGCCTGCTTAAGAAGTTGATATTCTCGACATCCAATCGACGGATCTCACCTGATCCTCCTGAACATCCTCCTACTACACTGCCTCAACAAAGACAGGACGCTCCCCACGAGAGCTCACAT ATATAA
- the LOC123321301 gene encoding uncharacterized protein LOC123321301 isoform X2 yields MTLNNKAKYNLEKTKNTSKIQQENNTAPEGASGFITVRSKRNRKGDVGTGICENSSFKSSKAIKDEKDRKLWLFVSRVHENVEDEEIKAYILIGVPITMKEEIYKSEFWPSGIRYSRFDFTKGQHFLEKQKVSV; encoded by the exons ATGACGTTGAACAACAAAgccaaatataacctagaaaaaacCAAAAACACGTCGAAAATACAACAAGAAAATAATACTGCCCCTGAAGGTGCATCAGGATTTATAACTGTCAGATCGAAAAGAAATAGAAAGGGTGATGTAGGAACAGGGATTTGCGAGAATTCAAGTTTCAAGTCATCTAAAGCTATCAAAGATGAGAAGGATAGAAAGTTATGGCTATTTGTATCTCGAGTACATGAGAATGTTGAAGATGAAGAAATAAAAGCATATATTTTGA TTGGTGTTCCTATAACCATGAAGGAGGAAATATACAAGAGTGAATTTTGGCCATCAGGAATTAGATATTCAAGATTTGATTTCACCAAAGGACAACATTTTTTAGAGAAGCAGAAAGTATCAGTTTAA
- the LOC123321301 gene encoding uncharacterized protein LOC123321301 isoform X1, with protein MTLNNKAKYNLEKTKNTSKIQQENNTAPEGASGFITVRSKRNRKGDVGTGICENSSFKSSKAIKDEKDRKLWLFVSRVHENVEDEEIKAYILSKGKLEENQVYARKLNTRNQEDLNYKCVLVGVPITMKEEIYKSEFWPSGIRYSRFDFTKGQHFLEKQKVSV; from the coding sequence ATGACGTTGAACAACAAAgccaaatataacctagaaaaaacCAAAAACACGTCGAAAATACAACAAGAAAATAATACTGCCCCTGAAGGTGCATCAGGATTTATAACTGTCAGATCGAAAAGAAATAGAAAGGGTGATGTAGGAACAGGGATTTGCGAGAATTCAAGTTTCAAGTCATCTAAAGCTATCAAAGATGAGAAGGATAGAAAGTTATGGCTATTTGTATCTCGAGTACATGAGAATGTTGAAGATGAAGAAATAAAAGCATATATTTTGAGTAagggaaaattggaagaaaaccAAGTTTATGCAAGAAAATTGAATACCAGAAACCAAGAGGACCTAAACTATAAATGTGTTCTAGTTGGTGTTCCTATAACCATGAAGGAGGAAATATACAAGAGTGAATTTTGGCCATCAGGAATTAGATATTCAAGATTTGATTTCACCAAAGGACAACATTTTTTAGAGAAGCAGAAAGTATCAGTTTAA